One stretch of Corvus hawaiiensis isolate bCorHaw1 chromosome 1, bCorHaw1.pri.cur, whole genome shotgun sequence DNA includes these proteins:
- the LRFN1 gene encoding leucine-rich repeat and fibronectin type III domain-containing protein 1: protein MAKLLVPLVVLGAVSGAGVPVSPPSPRCPPRCLCPAAAPSPTLLCARTGLLAVPPSLDRGAVELRLADNFIGAVGRSDFANMSSLVHLTLSRNGLRRLAPGAFADLRALRALHLDGNRLPALSGPQLRGLASLRHLILANNQLAAIDAAAFAAFAATVEDLDLSHNNLPALPWDAVAAMGSLATLTLDHNLLERVPAGAVARLPRLARLDLTANRLRALPPVPGPPGPALAAGGNPLHCNCELLWLRRVAQPGRLETCATPAPLAGRLLGAVPEEELTCRAPAVTAAAAHPPAVTEGQPLRLGCAAVGDPPPALHWLGPDGRVVQNGSRRLVGADGSLELRVATLRDHGGFTCVAANAAGEAAARVDVVVVPLPVPRGRDGDGDAAAAEAGPGPSDMAQAGGNDTWGGPGERRVVAAEVTGSSARIRWLPQRHVPGVRMVQIQYNSSADDALVYRLLPPSSRTFVLRDLAPGRLYELCVSALRVVGDPPAAPRSLGCVSFATAAAPPGCAAPPRPHFLGGTVIIVIGAAIAASVLVFILILTARWKAAGARRPPPALTSVCSQTNGGPRPAETPELPPLPPLPPPAGGGPAAGGARGLFPSHSYPRRARPRRHGSLPRLDAPEGSPLGPPLRPSFGSTHWMLESTV, encoded by the exons ATGGCGAAGCTGCTGGTGccgctggtggtgctgggggccGTGTCCGGCGCGGGGGTCCCGGTGTCGCCGCCGTCGCCGCGGTGTCCCCCGCGTTGCCTGTGCCCCGCGGCCGCGCCCAGCCCGACCCTGCTGTGCGCCCGCACGGGGCTGCTGGCGGTGCCGCCCAGCCTGGACCGCGGCGCCGTGGAGCTGCGCCTGGCCGACAACTTCATCGGCGCCGTGGGCCGCTCCGACTTCGCCAACATGAGCAGCCTGGTGCACCTGACGTTGTCGCGGAACGGGCTCCGCCGCCTCGCCCCCGGCGCCTTCGCCGACCTGCGCGCGCTGCGGGCGCTGCACCTGGACGGGAACCGGCTGCCGGCGCTGAGCGGGCCGCAGCTGCGCGGGCTGGCCAGCCTGCGCCACCTCATCCTGGCCAACAACCAGCTGGCCGCCATCGACGCTGCCGCCTTCGCCGCCTTCGCCGCCACCGTGGAGGACCTAGACCTGTCGCACAACAACCTCCCGGCGCTGCCCTGGGACGCTGTGGCCGCCATGGGCAGCCTGGCCACGCTGACGCTGGACCACAACCTGCTGGAGCGGGTGCCGGCCGGCGCCGTGGCGCGGCTGCCGCGCCTGGCCAGGCTGGACCTCACGGCCAACCGGCTGCGGGCGCTGCCGCCggtgccggggccgccggggccggCGCTGGCGGCCGGGGGGAACCCCCTGCACTGCAACTGCGAATTGCTGTGGCTGCGCCGCGTGGCCCAGCCGGGCCGCCTGGAGACCTGCGCGACACCGGCGCCGCTGGCCGGGCGGCTGCTGGGTGCCGTGCCCGAGGAGGAGCTGACCTGCCGGGCCCCCGCTGTCACCGCCGCGGCCGCGCACCCACCCGCGGTCACCGAGGGGCAGCCGCTGCGCCTGGGCTGCGCCGCCGTCGGGGACCCGCCGCCCGCGCTGCACTGGCTGGGCCCCGACGGGCGTGTGGTGCAGAACGGCTCCCGGCGCTTGGTGGGCGCCGACGGCTCCCTGGAGCTCCGCGTGGCCACGCTGAGGGACCACGGCGGCTTCACCTGCGTGGCCGCCAACGCCGCGGGCGAGGCGGCCGCGCGTGTCGACGTTGTGGTGGTGCCGCTGCCGGTGCCGCGGGGACGGGATGGGGATGGCGATGCCGCGGCTGCCGAGGCAGGGCCCGGCCCCTCGGATATGGCCCAGGCGGGCGGCAATGACACCTGGGGGGGGCCTGGGGAGCGGCGGGTGGTGGCAGCGGAGGTGACGGGGTCCTCGGCGCGCATCCGGTGGCTGCCACAGCGCCACGTGCCCGGCGTGCGCATGGTGCAGATCCAGTACAACAGCTCAGCCGACGACGCCCTCGTCTACAG GTTGTTACCCCCCTCCAGCCGCACCTTCGTGCTGCGGGACTTGGCCCCCGGGCGCCTGTACGAGCTCTGCGTGTCCGCGCTGCGCGTGGTCGGGgacccccccgccgccccccgctcTCTCGGCTGCGTCTCCTTCGCCACGGCCGCCGCCCCCCCGGGCTGCGCCGCGCCCCCCCGGCCCCACTTCTTGGGGGGCACCGTCATCATCGTCATCGGCGCCGCCATCGCCGCCTCCGTGCTCGTCTTTATCCTCATCCTCACGGCGCGCTGGAaggcggcgggggcgcggcgccccccgcccgcgcTCACCAGCGTCTGCTCGCAGACCAACGGCGGTCCCCGGCCCGCCGAGACCCCCGagctgcccccgctgcctccgcTGCCCCCGCCCGCGGGCGGGGGTCCCGCGGCAGGGGGGGCGCGGGGGTTGTTCCCCAGCCACAGCTACCCCCGGcgggcgcggccccggcgccACGGGTCCCTGCCGCGGCTGGACGCGCCCGAGGGGAGCCCCCTGGGGCCCCCCCTGCGCCCCTCGTTCGGCAGCACCCActggatgctggagagcacGGTGTGA
- the PAK4 gene encoding serine/threonine-protein kinase PAK 4 isoform X2, with amino-acid sequence MFSKKKKRVEISAPSNFEHRVHTGYDPSEQRFTGLPRQWQGLLEESARRPKPLVDPACITAIRGAHKAEHRPGRPQEVTPNGPVPAGTPGASHAPGPPRPKAPEPPPPGPEPPAPRPPGPAPAPAGGPQRVSHEQFRAALQMVVDPGDPRTYLDNFIKIGEGSTGIVCIATVRGSGKLVAVKKMDLRKQQRRELLFNEVVIMRDHQHENVVEMYNSYLVGDELWVVMEFLEGGALTDIVTHTRMSEEQIAAVCRSVLRALAVLHAQGVIHRDIKSDSILLTHDGRVKLSDFGFCAQVNKEVPRRKSLVGTPYWMAPELISRLPYGPEVDIWSLGVMVIEMVDGEPPYFNEPPLKAMKLIRDNLPPRLKNGHKVSPSLKGFLERMLVRDPAQRASAPELLRHPFLGVAGPPACIVPLMRQHRLR; translated from the exons ATGTTCTCCAAGAAGAAGAAGCGGGTGGAGATCTCGGCGCCGTCCAACTTCGAGCACCGGGTGCACACGGGGTACGACCCCTCGGAGCAGCGCTTCACAGGGCTGCCCCGCCAGTGGCAGGGGCTGCTCGAGGAGTCCGCCCGGCGCCCCAAACCCCTCGTGGACCCCGCCTGCATCACCGCCATCCGCGGGGCCCACAAG gcCGAGCACCGCCCGGGACGGCCGCAGGAGGTGACCCCCAACGGGCCGGTCCCCGCCGGCACTCCCGGTGCTTCCCACGCCCCCGGCCCCCCACGCCCCAAAGCCCCAGAGCCGCCTCCCCCTGGCCCGGAGCCCCCGGCCCCACgtccgcccggccccgcacccGCCCCAGCGGGGGGCCCCCAGCGCGTGTCCCACGAGCAGTTCCGGGCAGCGCTGCAAATGGTGGTGGACCCCGGCGACCCCCGCACGTACCTGGACAACTTCATCAAGATCGGCGAGGGCTCCACGGGCATCGTCTGCATCGCCACCGTGCGCGGCTCCGGCAAGCTCGTGGCCGTCAAAAAGATGGACCTGCGCAAGCAGCAGCGACGAGAGCTGCTCTTCAACGAG GTGGTGATCATGCGGGACCACCAGCACGAGAACGTGGTGGAGATGTACAACAGTTACCTGGTGGGCGATGAGCTCTGGGTGGTCATGGAGTTCCTGGAGGGCGGCGCCCTGACCGACATCGTCACCCACACCCG GATGTCAGAGGAGCAGATTGCGGCTGTGTGCCGCTCGGTGCTGCGGGCGCTCGCCGTGCTCCACGCCCAGGGCGTCATCCACCGCGACATCAAGAGTGACTCCATCCTCCTCACGCACGATGGGCGG GTGAAACTCTCGGATTTCGGGTTCTGCGCCCAGGTGAACAAGGAAGTGCCACGGCGCAAGTCCCTGGTGGGGACCCCGTACTGGATGGCCCCTGAGCTCATCTCCCGCCTGCCCTACGGCCCCGAG GTGGATATCTGGTCCCTGGGGGTGATGGTCATCGAGATGGTGGACGGGGAACCCCCTTATTTCAACGAGCCTCCCCTCAAAGCCATGAAGCTGATCCGGGACAACCTTCCCCCCCGGCTCAAGAACGGCCACAAG gtgtccccatccctgaaaggGTTCCTGGAGCGGATGCTGGTGCGGGACCCGGCGCAGCGGGCGAgcgccccggagctgctccgcCACCCCTTCCTGGGGGTTGCGGGCCCCCCAGCCTGCATTGTGCCCCTCATGCGGCAGCACCGGCTGCGGTGA
- the SAMD4B gene encoding LOW QUALITY PROTEIN: protein Smaug homolog 2 (The sequence of the model RefSeq protein was modified relative to this genomic sequence to represent the inferred CDS: inserted 3 bases in 2 codons), with product MMFRDQVGIVAGWFRGWSECEQTVALLALLKRVTRTQARFLQLCLEHSLADCPDIHLLEAEANSAAAISQWPQEPAEAAVALLLAHLPLLQPGNAAAKAEYMKRLQKVLADAIESNRCVEESRQLLSYALIHPATTADDRSALALWLGHLEERLAPAAPPPQRRPPAHEWPPEPPEPGGGSGSSSTAGGGAWAEQQHGPGTAAAPRENGHPPFQPPGALPCQLHPSPLKRSLALVPGSPQPGPGGDWAGSGGPEDPPAAPRGPPPAPFGDHAPLSPQSSVASSGSEHTEEPGGRNSFQEDGSGMKDVPSWLKSLRLHKYAALFAQMSYEEMMTLTEHHLESQNVTKGARHKIALSIQKLRERQSVLRALEKDILEGGNLWSALQELQQILVTPIKAFRPPPGCAPSXPGPLTGPPPTPSRPPRPPPGPDAEAPAAPVPDGDIPGQFTRVMGKVCTQLLVSRPDEENITSYLQLLEKCLSHEAFTETQKKRLQSWKQQVLKLLRAFPKKGPLDGPPGYRPPKSWAFGSNSLPIAGSVGGGAXRGGGRPFAMPPRALPPPARLGLLGPPGGAPAPRPPLGAPPLGTQGRQSLWFGAGGGPGASPGSRGAVQRTHSLPVHSSALLAFPQECPPPGRTWRSTPRWSRCV from the exons atGATGTTCCGGGACCAGGTGGGGATCGTGGCCGGCTGGTTCCGGGGCTGGAGCGAGTGCGAGCAGACGGTGGCACTGCTGGCGCTGCTCAAGCGCGTCACCCGCACCCAGGCGcgcttcctgcagctctgcctcgAGCACTCGCTGGCCGACTGCCCCGACATCCACTTGCTCGAGGCCGAGGCCAACAGCGCCG CTGCCATCTCGCAGTGGCCGCAGGAGCCAGCCGAAGCTGCggtggccctgctgctggcccaCCTGCCGCTGCTGCAGCCGGGCAACGCAGCGGCCAAGGCCGAGTACATGAAGCGGCTGCAGAAGGTGCTGGCCGACGCCATCGAGAGCAACCGCTGCGTGGAGGAGTCGCGCCAGCTACTGTCCTACGCCCTCATCCACCCGGCCACCACAGCCGATGACCGCAGCGCGCTGGCCCTGTGGCTCGGACACCTGGAGGAGCGCCTGGCCCCGGCTGCACCCCCACCCCAGCGCCGGCCGCCGGCCCACGAATGGCCACCGGAGCCCCCCGAGCCCGGGGGGGGCagcgggagcagcagcacggctggaGGGGGGGcgtgggcagagcagcagcacggccCGGGCACGGCCGCAGCGCCCCGGGAGAACGGACATCCCCCGTTCCAGCCCCCGGGAG ccctgccgtGCCAGCTGCACCCCAGCCCCCTGAAGCGCTCGCTGGCCCTGGTGCCCGgcagcccccagcctggcccagggGGTGACTGGGCGGGGTCGGGGGGGCCCGAGGacccccccgcagccccccggggcCCCCCCCCGGCACCGTTCGGGGACCACGCACCGCTGTCCCCGCAGAGCAGCGTGGCCTCGTCGGGCAGCGAGCACACCGAGGAGCCTGGCGGGCGCAACTCCTTCCAGGAGGACGGCAGCGGCATGAAGG ATGTCCCCTCGTGGCTGAAGAGCCTGCGGCTGCACAAGTATGCGGCGCTGTTCGCGCAGATGAGCTACGAGGAGATGATGACGCTGACCGAGCACCACCTGGAGTCAcag AACGTCACCAAGGGCGCCCGGCACAAGATCGCTCTGAGCATCCAAAAGCTGCGGGAGCGGCAGAGCGTCCTCAGGGCACTGGAGAAG GACATCCTCGAGGGGGGCAATCTCTGGTCGgcgctgcaggagctgcagcagatcCTGGTCACCCCCATCAAGGCCTTCCGGCCCCCCCCCGGCTGCGCCCCCT CCCCGGGCCCCCTGACGGGGCCCCCCCCGACGCCTTCGcgccccccccggcccccccccggccccgaCGCCGAGGCCCCCGCGGCGCCCGTCCCCGACGGGGACATCCCAGGGCAGTTCACGCGCGTCATGGGCAAGG TGTGCACCCAGCTCTTGGTGTCACGGCCGGACGAGGAGAACATCACCAGTTACCTCCAGCTGCTTGAGAAGTGCCTGAGCCATGAG GCGTTCACAGAGACACAGAAGAAGCGGCTCCAGTCCTGGAAGCAGCAGGTGCTGAAGCTGCTCCGCGCCTtccccaagaaggggcccctggACGGCCCCCCCGGGTACCGGCCCCCCAAAAG CTGGGCCTTTGGCTCCAACTCTCTCCCCATAGCTGGCTctgtgggggggggggc gcggggggggggccGCCCCTTCGCGATGCCCCCCCGGGCCCtgcccccccccgcccgcctggggctgctgggaccCCCCGGGGGGGCCCCGGCCCCCAGACCCCCCCTCGGAGCCCCCCCCTTGGGCACGCAGGGACGGCAG AGCCTTTGGTTTGGGGCcggggggggcccgggggcgtcccccgggagccgcggggccgTGCAGAGAACGCACTCGCTGCCCGtgcacagctcagccctgctcgcCTTCCCCCAGG aGTGCCCCCCCCCGGGACGGACCTGGAGATCAACCCCACGCTGGAGTCGCTGTGTCTGA
- the SYCN gene encoding syncollin yields MASVLLVTLVATVAMLGWGVEAQCPTAADLNPVNGTRVCAQLYADNSPYYDQCCAGEVLVVPPGSDMPYMPTGWSARASSLVVGTKCELTVWSRKAKEGKSQRFTAGAVPRLQEVRRGLFGNWNDAIQGCYCTCK; encoded by the coding sequence ATGGCGTCGGTGCTGCTGGTGACACTGGTGGCCACAGTGGCCatgctgggctggggggtggAGGCCCAGTGCCCCACAGCAGCGGACCTGAACCCAGTCAATGGCACCCGGGTGTGCGCCCAGCTGTATGCCGACAACAGCCCCTACTATGACCAGTGCTGCGctggggaggtgctggtggTGCCGCCAGGCAGTGACATGCCCTACATGCCCACTGGGTGGTCCGCCCGCGCCTCCTCCCTCGTGGTGGGCACCAAGTGCGAGCTGACTGTGTGGTCGCGGAAGGCCAAGGAGGGCAAGTCACAGCGCTTCACTGCCGGCGCGGTGCCGCGGCTGCAGGAGGTGCGCCGGGGGCTCTTCGGAAACTGGAACGATGCCATCCAAGGGTGTTACTGCACCTGCAAGTGA
- the PAK4 gene encoding serine/threonine-protein kinase PAK 4 isoform X1 yields the protein MFSKKKKRVEISAPSNFEHRVHTGYDPSEQRFTGLPRQWQGLLEESARRPKPLVDPACITAIRGAHKPIVRGSKGTQDGTPGGRDGTLAWLLDELEAVSVSRSNSLRRDSPPCPSRHPPENGLAPGPPPSRPEPGKSRRGDLEPRRPQCREREDPKTAAGQEPPRPHPPGGRPKSSSAGEGPPRPPPREQRPLSGPDLRPPDIPGAPGAGLKTAPGRPFHTYPRADTDPGRGGSAQAEHRPGRPQEVTPNGPVPAGTPGASHAPGPPRPKAPEPPPPGPEPPAPRPPGPAPAPAGGPQRVSHEQFRAALQMVVDPGDPRTYLDNFIKIGEGSTGIVCIATVRGSGKLVAVKKMDLRKQQRRELLFNEVVIMRDHQHENVVEMYNSYLVGDELWVVMEFLEGGALTDIVTHTRMSEEQIAAVCRSVLRALAVLHAQGVIHRDIKSDSILLTHDGRVKLSDFGFCAQVNKEVPRRKSLVGTPYWMAPELISRLPYGPEVDIWSLGVMVIEMVDGEPPYFNEPPLKAMKLIRDNLPPRLKNGHKVSPSLKGFLERMLVRDPAQRASAPELLRHPFLGVAGPPACIVPLMRQHRLR from the exons ATGTTCTCCAAGAAGAAGAAGCGGGTGGAGATCTCGGCGCCGTCCAACTTCGAGCACCGGGTGCACACGGGGTACGACCCCTCGGAGCAGCGCTTCACAGGGCTGCCCCGCCAGTGGCAGGGGCTGCTCGAGGAGTCCGCCCGGCGCCCCAAACCCCTCGTGGACCCCGCCTGCATCACCGCCATCCGCGGGGCCCACAAG ccCATCGTGCGCGGCTCCAAAGGGACCCAGGATGGGACCCCTGGGGGCCGGGATGGGACCCTGGCGTGGCTCCTGGACGAGCTGGAGGCCGTGTCCGTGTCCCGCTCCAACTCCCTGCGCCGGGACAGCCCCCCCTGCCCCTCCCGGCACCCCCCGGAGAACGGCCtggccccgggaccccccccctcTCGCCCGGAGCCCGGCAAGAGCCGCCGTGGGGATCTGGAGCCAAGACGCCCCCAGTGCCGGGAGCGGGAGGATCCCAAAACCGCGGCCGGGCAGGAGCCTCCTCGCCCGCACCCCCCCGGGGGTCGCCCCAAATCCAGCTCGGCCGGAGAggggcccccccggcccccgccccgcgaGCAGCGCCCACTCTCGGGGCCCGACCTACGGCCCCCCGACATTCCCggtgctcctggagcagggctgaAGACGGCGCCCGGACGCCCCTTCCACACCTACCCCCGTGCCGACACCGACCCTGGCCGGGGGGGCAGTGCCCAG gcCGAGCACCGCCCGGGACGGCCGCAGGAGGTGACCCCCAACGGGCCGGTCCCCGCCGGCACTCCCGGTGCTTCCCACGCCCCCGGCCCCCCACGCCCCAAAGCCCCAGAGCCGCCTCCCCCTGGCCCGGAGCCCCCGGCCCCACgtccgcccggccccgcacccGCCCCAGCGGGGGGCCCCCAGCGCGTGTCCCACGAGCAGTTCCGGGCAGCGCTGCAAATGGTGGTGGACCCCGGCGACCCCCGCACGTACCTGGACAACTTCATCAAGATCGGCGAGGGCTCCACGGGCATCGTCTGCATCGCCACCGTGCGCGGCTCCGGCAAGCTCGTGGCCGTCAAAAAGATGGACCTGCGCAAGCAGCAGCGACGAGAGCTGCTCTTCAACGAG GTGGTGATCATGCGGGACCACCAGCACGAGAACGTGGTGGAGATGTACAACAGTTACCTGGTGGGCGATGAGCTCTGGGTGGTCATGGAGTTCCTGGAGGGCGGCGCCCTGACCGACATCGTCACCCACACCCG GATGTCAGAGGAGCAGATTGCGGCTGTGTGCCGCTCGGTGCTGCGGGCGCTCGCCGTGCTCCACGCCCAGGGCGTCATCCACCGCGACATCAAGAGTGACTCCATCCTCCTCACGCACGATGGGCGG GTGAAACTCTCGGATTTCGGGTTCTGCGCCCAGGTGAACAAGGAAGTGCCACGGCGCAAGTCCCTGGTGGGGACCCCGTACTGGATGGCCCCTGAGCTCATCTCCCGCCTGCCCTACGGCCCCGAG GTGGATATCTGGTCCCTGGGGGTGATGGTCATCGAGATGGTGGACGGGGAACCCCCTTATTTCAACGAGCCTCCCCTCAAAGCCATGAAGCTGATCCGGGACAACCTTCCCCCCCGGCTCAAGAACGGCCACAAG gtgtccccatccctgaaaggGTTCCTGGAGCGGATGCTGGTGCGGGACCCGGCGCAGCGGGCGAgcgccccggagctgctccgcCACCCCTTCCTGGGGGTTGCGGGCCCCCCAGCCTGCATTGTGCCCCTCATGCGGCAGCACCGGCTGCGGTGA